From the genome of Acidimicrobiia bacterium, one region includes:
- the frr gene encoding ribosome recycling factor: MIRELLTDAERRMDQAVEHTLGEFGTVRTGRANPGILHRVMVDYYGAPTPLQQLASFSVPEPRLLVLQPFDKSSMVNIERAIQASDLGLNPSNDGNVIRLSFPALTEERRRDLIRVVKQMAEEGRVAIRQVRRHTKDDLEALDGEVSEDEIRRAEKDLQEITDQHTKRIDELMEHKEQELLEV; encoded by the coding sequence ATGATCCGGGAACTCCTGACCGACGCTGAGCGACGGATGGATCAGGCGGTCGAGCACACTCTTGGAGAGTTCGGGACTGTGCGGACCGGACGCGCGAATCCCGGGATCCTCCATCGGGTCATGGTCGACTACTACGGGGCTCCGACGCCTCTCCAGCAGCTCGCCTCCTTCTCAGTTCCCGAACCGCGCCTCCTTGTCCTCCAGCCCTTCGACAAGAGCTCGATGGTCAACATCGAGAGGGCAATCCAGGCCTCCGATCTCGGATTGAACCCGTCGAACGACGGCAATGTGATCCGGCTTTCCTTTCCGGCGCTCACCGAAGAACGCAGGAGGGATCTGATCCGGGTTGTGAAGCAAATGGCAGAAGAGGGCCGGGTGGCCATTCGCCAGGTGCGCCGACACACCAAGGACGATCTCGAAGCTCTCGATGGTGAGGTCTCAGAGGATGAGATCCGGCGGGCCGAGAAGGACCTTCAAGAGATCACCGATCAGCATACGAAGCGAATCGATGAGCTCATGGAGCACAAGGAGCAGGAGCTACTCGAAGTTTGA
- a CDS encoding phosphatidate cytidylyltransferase translates to MSEGDDPGRYEEGGDVLPFPTDRVPREDESSEETDGLDSLTNGSSALDDFTHEDYVSATTREYQGLAEAISEAERQDHEMAAVAATMPGLETGLVGFEDVTGEVEPVDLPDEPRSDLANRVITAVVLLVVVGSALFAGGGWLMLLVGALSIIGIVEFYTALRRVGYVPLSLFGLLGAIGALVGAWVSGPIAAAGFAATTAVAILLWYSLLVRRNPLDNAALTMLGVLWIPVMFSFAAPIAHHPNHRPLILAVVIATGVLDMGSFFIGKRWGRHKLAPELSPNKTIEGLVGGIVTGGVATVLLTFIPWFEPLDWKAGFGLAGVVAVFGPLGDLAESLIKRSVGIKDMGSILPGHGGVLDRVDAFLFTIPAAYFFFRLAGFLA, encoded by the coding sequence TTGAGCGAAGGTGACGACCCCGGTCGGTACGAAGAAGGCGGCGACGTCCTTCCTTTCCCGACGGACCGCGTACCCCGCGAGGATGAGTCCTCTGAGGAAACCGACGGTCTCGATTCTTTGACGAACGGCTCATCTGCACTGGATGACTTCACCCACGAGGACTACGTCTCTGCAACGACTCGTGAATACCAGGGTCTGGCAGAGGCGATCTCCGAAGCCGAGCGACAGGATCACGAGATGGCCGCGGTGGCGGCCACGATGCCCGGCCTCGAGACGGGCCTCGTCGGTTTCGAAGACGTCACGGGCGAGGTTGAGCCGGTTGATCTGCCGGACGAGCCGCGCTCGGATCTTGCCAACCGGGTAATCACTGCAGTAGTGCTGCTGGTGGTAGTCGGCTCCGCCCTCTTCGCCGGCGGCGGCTGGCTGATGTTGCTGGTCGGTGCCTTGTCGATCATCGGCATCGTCGAGTTCTACACGGCGTTGCGCAGGGTCGGGTACGTCCCACTCTCCTTGTTCGGGCTCTTGGGCGCTATTGGAGCTCTGGTAGGGGCCTGGGTTTCCGGCCCCATTGCAGCCGCCGGATTCGCGGCGACGACCGCTGTGGCGATTCTGCTCTGGTATTCACTCCTCGTGAGGCGTAATCCGCTCGACAACGCCGCTCTGACCATGCTGGGAGTGCTGTGGATCCCGGTCATGTTCTCGTTTGCCGCTCCGATTGCCCATCACCCGAACCATCGACCGTTGATCCTCGCCGTGGTGATTGCCACCGGTGTGCTCGACATGGGGTCTTTCTTCATCGGCAAGAGGTGGGGTCGTCACAAGCTGGCACCCGAGCTGTCGCCGAACAAGACCATCGAGGGCCTGGTCGGCGGGATCGTCACGGGTGGCGTGGCGACAGTTCTGCTGACCTTCATCCCGTGGTTCGAACCCCTCGACTGGAAGGCCGGTTTCGGGCTGGCCGGCGTCGTCGCCGTGTTCGGCCCGCTGGGTGATCTGGCCGAGTCGCTCATCAAGCGGTCGGTGGGCATCAAGGACATGGGTTCGATACTGCCCGGCCACGGGGGAGTGCTCGATCGAGTGGACGCCTTCCTGTTCACGATCCCGGCTGCCTATTTCTTCTTCCGATTGGCCGGATTCCTGGCGTGA
- the dxr gene encoding 1-deoxy-D-xylulose-5-phosphate reductoisomerase has protein sequence MSRPLVVLGATGSIGRQTLDVAARLGIEVLALAARRGSAELVDLAADWPDALIVATAPTGEERREMASSLGSRAQFGTDVMEGLAATPDSTVVNGIVGAAGLRASIATLDAGNRLALANKESLVAGGPVMLASLTRGGGTLLPVDSEHSALFQCLVGESGSAVRRLILTASGGPFRGWSAGDLDGVSPQRALDHPTWAMGKRITIDSATLFNKGLEVIEAHYLFDIPYGQIDVVVHPQSIVHSIVEFVDGSLKAHIGEPDMRVPIQYALTYPDRAAGALDEFDFAGRSLTFEPPDRKTFRALDLAYEAGRIGRSAPAVLNAADEVAVHAFLDGRLGFMGIPEVVERTLSRVPVVDLTDVDDVIEVDREARAVAHSLLGGAC, from the coding sequence GTGAGTCGCCCCCTCGTCGTCCTTGGGGCCACCGGATCCATCGGTCGGCAGACACTCGACGTGGCTGCCCGTCTCGGAATCGAAGTGCTGGCGCTCGCAGCCAGGCGAGGGTCGGCCGAGCTCGTCGACCTGGCCGCCGACTGGCCGGATGCTCTGATTGTCGCTACCGCGCCGACGGGAGAAGAGCGCCGGGAAATGGCCTCGTCCTTGGGAAGCCGTGCGCAGTTCGGGACTGACGTCATGGAAGGACTGGCCGCCACGCCCGACTCCACCGTTGTGAACGGGATTGTGGGCGCGGCCGGGTTGCGAGCATCCATAGCCACTCTCGACGCCGGCAATCGCCTGGCGCTCGCCAACAAGGAGAGCCTGGTGGCGGGAGGTCCGGTGATGCTGGCCTCGCTCACGCGGGGCGGTGGCACGTTACTTCCGGTCGACTCCGAGCACTCCGCCCTGTTCCAGTGTCTCGTGGGAGAAAGCGGCTCGGCGGTTCGGCGACTCATACTGACGGCTTCCGGCGGCCCGTTTCGGGGTTGGTCTGCCGGTGATCTCGACGGGGTTTCACCGCAGCGAGCGCTCGATCATCCCACCTGGGCCATGGGCAAGCGGATAACGATCGACTCGGCCACTCTCTTCAACAAAGGACTGGAGGTAATAGAGGCTCACTATCTGTTCGACATTCCCTACGGCCAAATCGACGTCGTTGTGCACCCGCAGAGCATCGTGCATTCGATCGTGGAGTTCGTCGACGGGTCGCTGAAGGCCCACATCGGTGAGCCGGACATGCGCGTGCCGATACAGTATGCGCTGACCTACCCGGACCGAGCCGCTGGTGCGCTGGACGAGTTCGACTTTGCCGGGCGATCGCTGACGTTTGAGCCCCCGGACCGCAAGACCTTCAGAGCCCTCGACCTGGCCTACGAGGCCGGCCGCATCGGACGGTCCGCTCCTGCGGTGCTCAATGCGGCCGACGAAGTGGCGGTCCATGCCTTTCTCGATGGGCGGCTCGGGTTCATGGGCATTCCGGAGGTCGTGGAACGCACGCTCAGTCGTGTGCCGGTGGTGGACCTGACGGATGTGGACGACGTGATTGAGGTTGACCGTGAAGCGCGGGCGGTAGCCCACAGCCTGCTGGGTGGTGCGTGCTAA
- a CDS encoding M50 family metallopeptidase — protein MTGALSMLAAFVVFILAHEAGHFFAAKALGIKVSEFFVGFGPRIWSIQRGETEYGLKAIPAGGYVRIVGMSVLEEVDPEDIGRTYREKPFWQKSVVVLSGIAANFAIAYLIFAGLFAVNGMVEIQPIVDEVRAEMDGTDQIAPAALIGLKSGDEFLSVAGEATETWPEVQSAIAAHPGEEVEIVISRGGQRRTLTATLASVDTGGSEPSGYLGVAPVIERVDVGFFSAAGIAGREVVEITGEAYKTLWNVFKPSSLAQLVKGIFGAPVPDEIRPVSLIGIAQVGSQSDVIGVGTLIAFLGVFNIILGAFNVLPLLPLDGGHFAVALYEKITKKRADIQKLVPIAATVILLMVFIGFVSILLDIVQPIQF, from the coding sequence ATGACCGGTGCCCTATCGATGCTGGCCGCGTTTGTGGTCTTCATTCTTGCCCATGAGGCGGGTCACTTCTTCGCGGCCAAAGCCCTCGGGATCAAGGTCAGCGAGTTCTTCGTGGGTTTTGGACCGCGCATCTGGTCGATCCAGAGGGGCGAGACCGAGTACGGCCTGAAGGCCATTCCGGCGGGCGGCTACGTTCGCATCGTCGGTATGAGCGTTCTCGAGGAGGTCGACCCTGAAGACATCGGTCGCACCTACCGGGAGAAGCCCTTCTGGCAGAAGAGCGTCGTGGTGCTGTCGGGCATCGCCGCCAACTTCGCCATCGCCTATCTGATCTTCGCCGGTTTGTTTGCCGTCAACGGAATGGTCGAGATCCAACCCATCGTCGATGAGGTGAGGGCCGAGATGGATGGAACCGATCAGATCGCGCCGGCAGCTCTTATCGGATTGAAGTCGGGCGATGAGTTCCTGTCGGTTGCGGGTGAGGCCACCGAAACGTGGCCGGAAGTCCAGTCCGCCATCGCCGCTCACCCGGGCGAAGAGGTCGAGATCGTCATCAGTCGGGGCGGCCAACGGCGAACCTTGACGGCGACGCTCGCATCGGTGGATACGGGCGGTTCCGAACCATCCGGATATCTCGGTGTTGCTCCCGTCATCGAACGAGTCGACGTCGGATTCTTCTCGGCGGCCGGCATCGCCGGCCGGGAAGTCGTCGAGATCACCGGGGAGGCATACAAGACCCTCTGGAACGTATTCAAACCGTCGTCGCTGGCTCAACTCGTCAAAGGAATCTTCGGTGCGCCCGTACCCGACGAGATCCGTCCGGTGAGCCTGATCGGTATCGCCCAGGTGGGTTCGCAGTCCGACGTCATCGGTGTCGGTACGTTGATCGCCTTCCTGGGTGTCTTCAACATCATCCTCGGGGCGTTCAACGTTCTTCCACTGCTTCCGCTCGACGGAGGGCACTTCGCAGTCGCCCTGTACGAGAAGATCACGAAAAAGCGGGCCGATATTCAGAAGCTGGTGCCGATTGCCGCCACCGTGATCCTTCTGATGGTGTTCATCGGATTCGTGAGCATCCTGCTCGACATCGTTCAGCCGATCCAGTTCTGA
- the ispG gene encoding flavodoxin-dependent (E)-4-hydroxy-3-methylbut-2-enyl-diphosphate synthase → MVDRRNTRRIHVGSVPVGGGAEVTVQSMTTTKTADVDGTLAQVYALTGAGADIVRITCNDVAAAQGLAEIVPRSPVPIVADIHFQYKLALAALEAGVHALRLNPGNIRNEAHIKEVARAAGERGVPIRIGVNGGSLDKDLLAKYGSAVPEALVESAQTEIRYLEDVGFHDIKISVKHSHVPTMVESYRLLSERVEYPLHLGVTEAGPPPGGLIKSVAGIATLLLEGIGDTIRFSLTADPVEEAKAGRQLLEYLGLRERAGLDLIACPSCGRAEVDVIEVAGEAQRRLEEANLPIQVAVMGCVVNGPGEAREADIGIAAGRGKGHLFIKGQVVRVVPEAEMVDALLDEAQKLLDEGVEARLAAADGIAGQLAAEAAEELLQMQGDANNAQSRRARVAEIAKSD, encoded by the coding sequence ATGGTCGACCGCCGTAACACCCGCCGCATTCATGTCGGATCGGTCCCGGTCGGTGGCGGTGCAGAGGTCACTGTTCAATCGATGACTACGACCAAGACCGCCGATGTCGACGGAACCCTCGCACAGGTGTATGCGCTTACGGGTGCCGGAGCCGACATCGTCCGCATAACCTGCAACGACGTAGCCGCCGCGCAGGGACTCGCCGAGATTGTTCCCCGGTCACCAGTGCCGATCGTGGCCGACATCCACTTCCAGTACAAGCTTGCACTCGCCGCTCTCGAAGCCGGTGTGCACGCTCTGCGACTGAATCCCGGGAACATACGCAACGAAGCCCACATCAAAGAGGTCGCGCGCGCGGCAGGGGAGCGTGGTGTCCCGATTCGAATCGGCGTCAACGGCGGTTCGCTGGACAAGGACCTCCTCGCCAAGTACGGATCGGCCGTGCCGGAGGCGCTGGTCGAGTCCGCCCAGACCGAGATCCGGTACCTGGAGGACGTCGGTTTTCACGACATCAAGATTTCTGTCAAACACTCTCACGTGCCGACGATGGTCGAGTCGTACCGCCTCCTCAGTGAAAGGGTCGAATACCCGCTCCATCTCGGTGTCACGGAGGCCGGGCCTCCACCGGGCGGTCTGATCAAGTCGGTCGCCGGCATCGCGACACTTCTACTCGAAGGCATCGGCGACACCATCCGGTTCTCGCTCACAGCCGACCCGGTCGAAGAGGCCAAGGCCGGCCGGCAGTTACTCGAATACCTCGGGCTGCGCGAGAGGGCCGGCCTGGACCTCATCGCCTGCCCGTCCTGCGGCCGGGCGGAGGTCGACGTGATCGAGGTAGCCGGTGAGGCGCAGAGGCGCCTCGAAGAAGCCAACCTGCCGATCCAGGTGGCCGTGATGGGGTGCGTGGTGAACGGCCCCGGGGAGGCAAGAGAGGCCGACATCGGAATCGCGGCCGGTCGCGGGAAAGGCCACCTCTTCATCAAGGGCCAGGTGGTGCGGGTAGTTCCCGAGGCAGAAATGGTGGATGCGCTGCTCGACGAGGCTCAGAAATTGCTGGATGAGGGCGTGGAAGCGCGCCTGGCGGCCGCCGACGGAATCGCCGGGCAACTCGCCGCGGAGGCTGCGGAGGAGCTGCTCCAGATGCAGGGTGATGCGAACAACGCACAAAGCCGCCGGGCCCGAGTCGCGGAGATCGCCAAGTCTGATTAG
- a CDS encoding proline--tRNA ligase: protein MRWSQAFIPTLRDDPADAEAISHRLLVRGGYVRQLMAGAYSQLPLMIRVRSKVATVIREEMDRIGGQEFLLPALHPAEVWQKSGRWEIMGDEMFRLRDRKDVDLALGMTHEEIFGTLSLELRSYRDLPQFWYQIQTKFRDEPRPKGGVLRTREFTMKDSYSFDIDPAGLDASFQRHYEAYERIFARLGLDAVPVEASSGAMGGSDSIEFMVRSDSGEDDVVFCRSCGYAANMERATSRVDDVDDGLEHREIEKFATPGVRTIDDLAAFEGGAPGDHQIKTLVYILEGEPSLVLLRGDHPLVEQKLQDGTGAVEFRPAHPEEIRAALGADPGSLGAVGVEHLPIIADRALAGRYNMVTGANDDDFHFRGVSVERDIEVSQWMDLREISDGEACFTCGSSLEVFKAIEVGHIFKLGTKYADAFGISVLDEAGEAQTVIMGSYGIGLERNIAAVVETHHDEKGIVWPVAIAPYAVAITVLRTDVPGSLEAGERLYDQCWAAGLETILDDRDDRPGVKFADAELVGVPFRVTVGPRGLEKGIVEVQDRASGTTEEVALEDAVAHLSALIRG, encoded by the coding sequence ATGCGCTGGTCGCAAGCCTTCATTCCCACCCTCCGTGATGATCCCGCCGACGCCGAAGCCATCAGCCACCGGCTACTGGTGCGAGGCGGTTACGTCCGCCAGTTGATGGCCGGCGCCTATTCGCAGCTGCCGCTGATGATTCGCGTCCGTTCCAAGGTGGCGACGGTTATCCGCGAAGAGATGGACCGCATCGGTGGTCAAGAGTTCCTGTTGCCCGCCCTTCACCCGGCCGAGGTCTGGCAGAAGAGCGGGCGCTGGGAGATCATGGGCGACGAGATGTTCCGCCTGCGCGACCGAAAGGATGTCGACCTGGCGCTCGGGATGACCCATGAGGAGATCTTCGGGACGCTGTCGCTCGAACTTCGCAGCTATCGGGATCTGCCGCAGTTCTGGTATCAGATTCAGACAAAGTTTCGGGATGAACCCCGCCCCAAGGGAGGCGTCCTTCGCACCCGTGAGTTCACGATGAAGGACTCATACTCGTTCGACATCGATCCTGCTGGTCTGGACGCGTCTTTCCAGCGCCATTACGAGGCATACGAACGGATCTTTGCGAGGTTGGGCCTCGACGCGGTTCCGGTAGAGGCGTCATCCGGGGCCATGGGCGGGAGCGATTCGATCGAGTTCATGGTCCGCAGCGACTCAGGTGAGGACGACGTGGTCTTCTGTCGTTCGTGTGGCTACGCGGCCAACATGGAGAGGGCCACCTCCCGGGTCGACGACGTCGATGACGGTCTGGAGCATCGCGAAATCGAGAAGTTCGCAACGCCCGGCGTCCGGACGATTGACGATCTGGCTGCGTTCGAAGGCGGAGCACCGGGAGATCATCAGATCAAGACGCTCGTCTACATCCTCGAGGGAGAGCCGAGTCTGGTCTTGTTGCGCGGTGACCATCCTCTCGTTGAGCAGAAACTCCAGGATGGAACCGGTGCAGTCGAGTTTCGGCCGGCCCACCCCGAGGAGATACGAGCAGCCCTCGGCGCCGATCCGGGCAGCCTCGGGGCGGTGGGTGTCGAGCACCTTCCGATCATCGCCGACCGGGCTCTGGCCGGTAGGTACAACATGGTCACCGGTGCCAACGATGATGACTTTCATTTCCGTGGCGTGAGCGTTGAACGGGATATCGAGGTTTCACAGTGGATGGATCTTCGAGAGATCTCCGACGGGGAGGCCTGTTTCACCTGCGGTTCGTCGCTCGAGGTCTTCAAGGCGATCGAGGTCGGGCACATCTTCAAACTGGGAACCAAGTATGCCGACGCCTTCGGTATCAGCGTCCTGGATGAGGCCGGCGAGGCTCAGACCGTGATCATGGGTTCCTACGGCATCGGCCTCGAGCGGAACATCGCCGCGGTGGTGGAGACTCATCACGACGAGAAGGGGATCGTGTGGCCTGTGGCTATCGCTCCCTACGCCGTTGCGATAACCGTGCTTCGTACCGACGTCCCCGGATCGCTGGAGGCCGGTGAGCGGCTCTACGATCAATGCTGGGCTGCGGGCCTGGAAACGATTCTCGACGATCGAGACGACCGTCCGGGTGTGAAGTTCGCCGACGCCGAGTTGGTCGGTGTTCCCTTTCGGGTCACCGTTGGTCCGCGCGGGCTCGAGAAAGGCATTGTCGAAGTCCAGGATCGGGCGAGCGGAACCACCGAAGAGGTCGCTCTCGAGGACGCCGTGGCTCATCTGAGCGCGCTGATCCGGGGGTAG
- the rimP gene encoding ribosome maturation factor RimP — MSDVPSSLEELIGDYLGAERLELDDLEMLGQGRGRILRVVIDGPEVGVDHLAELSRGISRLLDHESDLDGSYTLEVTSPGLERKLRRPAHYRKSVGKEITVKTRTEVEGLRRHEGVLVASDDDGIVLEVDGESRRIEFDQVGSARTVFRWERAPKPGKKPARS; from the coding sequence TTGAGCGACGTACCTTCGAGCTTGGAAGAGCTCATTGGCGACTATCTAGGAGCAGAACGCCTGGAACTCGATGATCTGGAGATGCTGGGTCAGGGTAGAGGCAGGATTCTGCGCGTCGTCATAGATGGACCGGAAGTCGGTGTGGACCATCTCGCCGAGTTGTCCAGGGGCATTTCGAGGTTGCTCGATCACGAATCCGATCTTGACGGTTCGTACACACTCGAAGTGACGTCGCCGGGTCTCGAGCGAAAGCTGCGCCGCCCCGCTCACTATCGCAAGTCGGTGGGCAAGGAGATCACGGTGAAGACGCGAACAGAAGTCGAAGGGCTGCGCCGCCATGAGGGCGTCCTCGTTGCGTCTGATGATGATGGCATTGTGTTGGAGGTCGACGGCGAGAGTCGGCGGATCGAGTTCGACCAGGTTGGGTCGGCACGGACGGTGTTCCGCTGGGAGCGGGCACCGAAGCCCGGCAAGAAGCCCGCTAGGAGCTGA